One Cedecea neteri DNA segment encodes these proteins:
- the yigL gene encoding sugar/pyridoxal phosphate phosphatase YigL, translating to MYHVVASDLDGTLLSPDHFLSAYAKETLKLLTAEGVNFVFATGRHHIDVAQIRDNLEIKAYMITSNGARVHDTDGNLFFSHDLDHDIAQDLFGVVHNNPDIVTNVYKGDEWFMNRHRPEEMKYFQEAKFSYTLFEPGLLEADGVSKVFFTCDDHDTLLPLEQAINARWGDRVNVSFSTLTCLEVMAGGVSKGHALEAVSKAMGYSLKDCIAFGDGMNDAEMLSMAGKGCIMGNAHQRLKDLLPELEVIGTNGDNAVPHYLRKLFLKAE from the coding sequence ATGTACCATGTTGTTGCTTCAGATTTAGATGGCACCTTGCTGTCTCCCGATCATTTCCTCTCCGCTTATGCGAAAGAAACGTTAAAGCTGCTCACTGCGGAAGGCGTTAACTTTGTTTTTGCGACCGGCCGACACCATATCGACGTGGCGCAAATTCGTGACAACCTTGAGATCAAGGCGTACATGATCACCTCGAACGGGGCGCGTGTGCACGATACCGACGGTAACCTGTTCTTCTCTCACGATCTCGACCATGACATCGCTCAGGACTTGTTTGGCGTGGTGCATAACAACCCGGACATCGTGACCAACGTCTACAAAGGCGACGAGTGGTTTATGAACCGCCACCGCCCGGAAGAGATGAAATACTTCCAGGAAGCTAAATTCAGCTACACCCTGTTTGAGCCGGGCCTGCTGGAAGCTGACGGCGTCAGCAAAGTATTCTTTACCTGCGACGATCATGACACACTGCTGCCGCTGGAGCAGGCAATTAACGCCCGCTGGGGTGATCGCGTGAACGTCAGCTTCTCGACGCTGACCTGTCTGGAAGTGATGGCGGGCGGTGTTTCCAAAGGGCACGCGCTGGAAGCCGTCTCGAAAGCGATGGGTTACAGCCTGAAGGATTGCATTGCCTTCGGTGACGGTATGAACGACGCCGAGATGCTGAGCATGGCGGGCAAAGGCTGCATCATGGGCAACGCTCACCAGCGCCTGAAAGATCTGCTGCCTGAGCTGGAAGTCATCGGCACCAACGGCGATAACGCCGTGCCACACTATCTGCGCAAGCTGTTCCTCAAGGCGGAGTGA
- the rhtC gene encoding threonine export protein RhtC codes for MLMLFLTVALVHIVALMSPGPDFFFVSQTAVSRSRKEAMMGVLGITAGVMVWAGVALLGLHLILEKMAWLHNIIMVGGGLYLCWMGYQMLRGAFKKEVKGEETPKVELASGGKSFVKGLLTNLANPKAIIYFGSVFSLFVGDNVGSAERWGLFVLIAIETFAWFTIVASLFALPKMRRGYQRLAKWIDGMAGALFTGFGIHLIISR; via the coding sequence ATGTTAATGCTATTTCTGACCGTGGCTCTGGTGCACATCGTTGCCCTGATGAGCCCGGGTCCTGACTTTTTCTTTGTTTCCCAGACTGCCGTAAGCCGCTCTCGCAAAGAGGCAATGATGGGCGTGCTGGGGATCACCGCTGGCGTCATGGTTTGGGCGGGCGTGGCGCTGCTTGGCCTGCACCTGATCCTCGAAAAAATGGCCTGGCTGCATAACATCATCATGGTCGGCGGCGGGCTGTATCTGTGCTGGATGGGTTATCAGATGCTGCGCGGCGCATTCAAGAAAGAAGTTAAAGGCGAAGAAACGCCGAAAGTTGAGCTGGCGAGCGGTGGAAAGAGCTTTGTGAAAGGGCTGCTGACGAACCTGGCTAACCCGAAAGCGATTATCTACTTCGGCAGCGTGTTCTCGCTGTTTGTTGGCGACAACGTAGGCAGCGCTGAGCGCTGGGGCCTGTTTGTGCTGATCGCGATTGAAACATTCGCCTGGTTCACTATCGTGGCGAGCTTGTTTGCCTTACCAAAAATGCGTCGCGGCTATCAGCGCCTCGCCAAATGGATCGACGGTATGGCGGGCGCTCTGTTCACCGGCTTTGGTATTCACCTGATCATCTCCCGATAA
- the recQ gene encoding ATP-dependent DNA helicase RecQ produces MAQAEVINQASLARQVLQDTFGYQQFRPGQETIIDTVLEGRDCLVVMPTGGGKSLCYQIPALVFGGLTVVVSPLISLMKDQVDQLLANGVAAACLNSTQTREQQLEVMTGCRTGQIRLLYIAPERLMMDNFIDHLSNWQLSMVAVDEAHCISQWGHDFRPEYAALGQLRERLPAVPFVALTATADDTTRLDIVRLLGLHDPFIQISSFDRPNIRYMLMEKFKPLDQLTRYIQEQRGKSGIIYCNSRAKVEDIAARLQSKGISAGAYHAGLEHQVRGDVQEKFQRDDLQIVVATVAFGMGINKPNVRFVAHFDIPRNIESYYQETGRAGRDGLPAEAMLFYDPADMAWLRKCLEEKAPGQLQDIERHKLNAMGAFAEAQTCRRLVLLNYFGEGRQQSCGNCDICLDPPRRYDGLMDAQKALSCIYRVGQRFGMGYVVEVLRGSNNQRIRDLGHDKLKVYGEGREHTTEHWVSVIRQLIHLGVVTQNIAAHSALQLTEAARPYLRGEEPLMLAVPRVVAIKPRASQKVFGGNYDRKLFAKLRKLRKSIADEENIPPYVVFNDATLIEMAEQMPLSPGEMLGINGVGTRKLERFGRPFMTLIRDHVDGVDEE; encoded by the coding sequence GTGGCACAGGCGGAAGTAATCAATCAGGCGTCGCTGGCGAGACAGGTTCTGCAGGATACCTTCGGGTATCAACAGTTCCGTCCGGGTCAGGAAACCATCATCGACACGGTGCTGGAGGGGCGTGACTGCCTGGTAGTGATGCCGACCGGTGGCGGTAAATCCCTGTGTTATCAAATTCCTGCGTTGGTGTTTGGCGGCCTGACAGTGGTGGTCTCCCCGCTGATTTCCCTGATGAAAGACCAGGTCGATCAGCTGCTGGCGAACGGCGTGGCGGCGGCCTGCCTTAACTCGACCCAAACCCGCGAACAGCAGCTGGAAGTGATGACCGGCTGCCGTACCGGGCAAATTCGCCTGCTGTATATCGCCCCTGAACGCCTGATGATGGACAATTTTATTGACCATCTCAGCAACTGGCAGCTTTCGATGGTGGCGGTCGATGAAGCCCACTGCATTTCACAGTGGGGACACGATTTCCGCCCGGAATATGCCGCCCTTGGTCAGCTTCGCGAGCGGCTACCTGCGGTGCCGTTTGTGGCGCTGACGGCCACGGCGGACGACACCACCAGGCTCGATATCGTGCGCCTGCTGGGGCTTCACGATCCGTTTATCCAAATCAGCAGCTTCGACCGGCCGAATATTCGCTACATGTTGATGGAAAAGTTTAAGCCGCTCGATCAGCTCACCCGCTATATTCAGGAACAGCGCGGTAAGTCCGGGATTATTTACTGCAACAGCCGGGCAAAAGTGGAAGACATCGCCGCCCGGCTGCAAAGCAAAGGCATCAGCGCCGGCGCTTATCACGCAGGGCTGGAGCATCAGGTTCGCGGTGACGTGCAGGAAAAATTCCAGCGCGACGATCTGCAAATAGTGGTCGCTACCGTCGCGTTTGGCATGGGTATAAACAAGCCGAACGTGCGTTTTGTCGCCCACTTCGATATTCCCCGCAACATCGAATCTTACTATCAGGAAACGGGCCGTGCCGGGCGTGATGGCCTGCCTGCGGAAGCGATGTTGTTTTACGACCCAGCGGATATGGCCTGGCTGCGTAAATGCCTTGAAGAAAAAGCGCCAGGACAGCTGCAGGACATCGAGCGCCATAAGCTCAACGCCATGGGCGCGTTTGCCGAAGCGCAAACCTGTCGCCGCCTCGTGCTGCTGAACTACTTCGGCGAAGGTCGTCAACAGTCTTGCGGCAACTGCGACATCTGCCTCGATCCGCCTCGTCGCTATGACGGCCTGATGGACGCGCAAAAAGCGCTGTCCTGCATTTACCGTGTCGGCCAGCGCTTTGGGATGGGCTATGTGGTTGAAGTGCTGCGTGGGTCTAACAATCAGCGTATCCGCGACCTTGGTCACGATAAGCTGAAGGTTTACGGTGAAGGCCGTGAACATACGACGGAGCACTGGGTCAGCGTGATCCGCCAGCTCATCCATCTCGGCGTGGTGACGCAAAATATCGCTGCACACTCGGCGCTGCAGCTCACGGAAGCGGCTCGCCCTTATTTACGTGGTGAAGAGCCGCTGATGCTGGCGGTACCGCGCGTCGTCGCTATTAAGCCGCGTGCCAGCCAGAAAGTCTTTGGTGGCAATTACGATCGCAAGCTGTTCGCCAAACTCAGAAAGCTGCGTAAATCTATCGCGGATGAAGAAAACATCCCGCCTTATGTGGTATTCAACGATGCCACACTGATTGAAATGGCGGAACAGATGCCGCTGTCGCCGGGCGAGATGCTGGGCATCAACGGGGTGGGGACGCGCAAACTCGAGCGCTTTGGCCGCCCGTTTATGACGCTGATTCGCGACCACGTTGACGGCGTGGATGAAGAGTAG
- the pldB gene encoding lysophospholipase L2, whose amino-acid sequence MSQHKNGWLEREGAFAAFATGPLTDFWRKREEREFTGVDDVPVRYVRFCSAQHDRVIVVCPGRIESYVKYAELAYDLFHSGFDVLIIDHRGQGRSGRMLSDSHRGHVVNFSDYVEDFDRFYQQEVASGHWRKRYLLAHSMGGAIAALWLQQAPDAFDAVALCAPMFGIILRWPEWMVRHILDWAEGHPRIREGYAIGTGRWRALPFSVNVLTHSEERYRRSLRFYADEPALRVGGPTFHWVREGILAGEKVLAGATAITTPIFLLQAEEERVVDNRAHQQFCEIMAAAGHPCEGETPYVIEGAYHEILFEKDAMRARALSAVLEFFDRHN is encoded by the coding sequence ATGTCTCAGCATAAAAATGGATGGTTAGAACGGGAAGGCGCATTTGCTGCTTTTGCCACAGGCCCACTGACGGACTTTTGGCGCAAGCGGGAAGAGCGCGAATTCACCGGCGTGGATGACGTGCCGGTTCGCTATGTTCGCTTCTGTTCGGCGCAGCACGATCGCGTGATTGTTGTCTGTCCTGGCAGAATAGAAAGCTACGTGAAATATGCTGAGCTGGCGTATGACCTTTTCCACAGCGGGTTTGATGTTTTGATCATCGACCACCGCGGGCAAGGGCGTTCAGGACGAATGCTGTCGGACTCCCATCGTGGCCACGTCGTCAACTTTAGTGACTATGTCGAAGATTTTGACCGCTTTTACCAGCAGGAAGTGGCGTCAGGGCACTGGCGTAAACGCTATCTGTTGGCCCATTCGATGGGCGGCGCGATTGCCGCGTTATGGCTACAGCAAGCACCGGACGCTTTTGATGCGGTCGCGCTCTGCGCCCCGATGTTTGGTATTATCCTGCGCTGGCCGGAATGGATGGTGCGCCATATTCTTGACTGGGCCGAAGGGCATCCACGTATTCGGGAAGGATACGCCATTGGGACGGGCCGCTGGCGCGCGCTGCCGTTTAGCGTTAACGTCCTGACCCACAGCGAAGAGCGATACCGCCGCAGCCTGCGTTTTTATGCTGATGAGCCAGCATTGCGGGTGGGCGGGCCAACGTTCCATTGGGTACGAGAAGGGATCCTCGCCGGAGAAAAGGTGTTAGCAGGAGCCACTGCTATTACCACGCCGATCTTTTTACTCCAGGCGGAAGAGGAGCGAGTGGTCGATAACCGCGCGCACCAGCAATTCTGCGAAATTATGGCCGCGGCGGGCCACCCTTGTGAGGGGGAAACACCTTACGTCATTGAAGGCGCGTATCACGAGATCCTGTTTGAGAAGGACGCTATGCGAGCCAGAGCATTGTCTGCCGTGCTTGAGTTTTTCGACCGGCATAACTAA
- the metE gene encoding 5-methyltetrahydropteroyltriglutamate--homocysteine S-methyltransferase: MTIHNHTLGFPRVGLKRELKKAQESYWAGNTSREELLAVGRELRARHWDQQKQAGVELLPVGDFAWYDHVLTTSLLLGNVPARHQNKDGSVDIDTLFRIGRGRAPTGEPAAAAEMTKWFNTNYHYMVPEFTKGQQFKLTWTQLLEEVDEALALGHKVKPVLLGPVTYLWLGKVKGEQFDRLGLLKDILPVYQQVLAELAKRGVEWVQIDEPALVLELPKAWLDAFKPAYDALTGQVKLLLTTYFEGVGPNLNTITELPVQGLHVDFVHGKDDVNDIHKKLPANWLLSAGVINGRNVWRADLTEKYAQLKDLVGKRELWVASSCSLLHSPIDLSVETRLDAEVKSWFAFALQKCAELSLLTEALNSGNTAKIAEWSAPIQARRQSKRVHNAAVSERLAKITAQDSQRQNAYTARAAAQRERFNLPAWPTTTIGSFPQTTEIRGLRLDFKKGKLDANNYRTGIAEHIKQAIAEQERLGLDVLVHGEAERNDMVEYFGEHLDGFVFTQNGWVQSYGSRCVKPPIVIGDISRPEPITVEWAKYAQSLTDKPVKGMLTGPVTILCWSFPREDVSRETIAKQIALALRDEVADLEAAGIGIIQIDEPALREGLPLRQSDWQAYLEWGVEAFRLNAAVVRDDTQIHTHMCYCEFNDIMDSIAALDADVITIETSRSDMDLLEAFKEFEYPNEIGPGVYDIHSPNVPDVQWIEALLKKAAESVPAERLWVNPDCGLKTRGWPETRAALANMVQAAQNLRTA, translated from the coding sequence ATGACAATCCATAATCACACCCTGGGGTTCCCTCGCGTCGGCCTTAAGCGCGAGTTGAAAAAAGCACAGGAAAGCTACTGGGCAGGGAATACTTCCCGCGAAGAATTACTGGCGGTTGGCCGCGAACTGCGTGCCCGCCACTGGGACCAACAAAAACAAGCTGGCGTCGAATTACTGCCGGTAGGCGATTTCGCCTGGTACGACCATGTTCTGACCACCAGCCTACTGCTCGGTAACGTACCGGCTCGTCATCAGAACAAAGACGGCAGCGTCGATATCGATACGCTGTTTCGCATCGGCCGTGGCCGTGCACCAACTGGTGAGCCTGCCGCCGCCGCAGAAATGACCAAATGGTTCAATACCAACTACCACTACATGGTGCCGGAATTTACTAAGGGACAGCAGTTCAAACTGACCTGGACGCAGCTGCTGGAAGAAGTCGACGAGGCACTTGCGTTGGGCCATAAGGTGAAACCTGTCCTGCTTGGGCCAGTGACTTACCTGTGGCTGGGCAAAGTGAAAGGTGAACAGTTTGATCGCCTGGGCCTGTTGAAAGATATTTTGCCGGTCTACCAGCAGGTGCTGGCCGAATTGGCGAAGCGTGGCGTTGAGTGGGTACAAATCGATGAGCCTGCGCTGGTGCTGGAGCTGCCAAAAGCATGGCTGGATGCCTTCAAACCCGCTTACGACGCGCTGACCGGCCAGGTGAAGCTGCTGCTTACCACCTACTTCGAAGGCGTAGGGCCAAACCTGAACACCATCACCGAGCTGCCGGTGCAGGGTCTGCACGTTGATTTTGTGCATGGCAAAGATGACGTGAATGACATCCATAAGAAACTGCCTGCAAACTGGCTGCTGTCTGCAGGTGTTATCAATGGTCGTAACGTCTGGCGTGCCGATCTGACGGAGAAATATGCTCAGTTAAAAGATCTGGTGGGTAAACGTGAATTGTGGGTGGCATCTTCCTGCTCCCTGCTGCACAGTCCAATCGATCTGAGCGTAGAAACTCGTCTGGATGCCGAAGTGAAAAGCTGGTTTGCTTTTGCTCTGCAGAAGTGTGCCGAGCTGTCTCTGCTGACTGAAGCGTTAAACAGCGGGAATACCGCAAAAATTGCTGAATGGAGCGCACCGATTCAGGCTCGTCGCCAGTCCAAACGTGTGCACAATGCCGCTGTCAGCGAGCGTCTGGCTAAAATTACCGCCCAGGATAGCCAGCGCCAGAATGCTTACACTGCCCGTGCAGCAGCCCAGCGTGAACGTTTCAACCTGCCAGCCTGGCCAACAACGACCATCGGCTCCTTCCCGCAAACAACTGAAATTCGCGGCCTGCGCCTGGACTTCAAAAAAGGCAAGCTGGACGCCAACAACTATCGCACCGGTATCGCCGAACATATTAAACAGGCGATTGCAGAACAGGAACGTCTGGGCCTTGATGTACTGGTTCATGGCGAAGCCGAGCGTAACGACATGGTCGAGTATTTCGGCGAGCATCTTGACGGCTTCGTCTTTACTCAAAACGGCTGGGTGCAGAGCTACGGCTCCCGCTGCGTGAAGCCACCGATTGTTATCGGTGATATCAGTCGCCCGGAGCCGATCACCGTTGAGTGGGCCAAATACGCGCAGTCCCTGACCGACAAACCGGTTAAAGGCATGCTGACCGGTCCGGTAACGATTCTTTGCTGGTCCTTCCCGCGTGAAGATGTTTCCCGTGAGACTATCGCGAAGCAGATTGCGTTGGCCTTGCGTGACGAAGTAGCGGATCTGGAAGCCGCAGGTATCGGTATCATCCAGATTGATGAACCCGCTCTGCGTGAAGGTTTGCCGCTGCGCCAGTCTGACTGGCAGGCTTATCTGGAGTGGGGCGTGGAAGCCTTCCGTCTGAACGCCGCCGTGGTGCGAGATGACACCCAAATCCACACCCACATGTGCTACTGCGAGTTCAACGACATTATGGACTCCATTGCGGCGCTGGATGCGGACGTGATCACCATCGAAACTTCCCGTTCCGATATGGATCTGCTGGAGGCGTTTAAAGAGTTCGAGTACCCGAATGAAATCGGGCCGGGGGTATACGACATCCACTCTCCAAACGTTCCAGATGTGCAATGGATTGAAGCCCTGCTCAAGAAAGCGGCGGAATCCGTTCCGGCAGAGCGCTTGTGGGTTAACCCTGACTGCGGCCTGAAAACCCGTGGCTGGCCGGAAACCCGTGCGGCGCTGGCAAACATGGTACAAGCGGCTCAGAATCTGCGCACTGCTTGA
- the udp gene encoding uridine phosphorylase, producing MSKSDVFHLGLTKNDLQGATLAIVPGDPERVEKIAALMDKPVKLASHREFTSWRAELDGKPVIICSTGIGGPSTSIAVEELAQLGIRTFLRVGTTGAIQPNINVGDVLVTTASVRLDGASLHFAPMEYPAVADFACTTALVEAAKAVGATTHIGVTASSDTFYPGQERYDTLSGRVVSRFKGSMKEWQEMGVMNYEMESATLLTMCSSQGLRAGMVAGVIVNRTQQEIPNAETMKKTESHAVKIVVEAARRLL from the coding sequence ATGTCCAAGTCTGATGTTTTCCATCTCGGCCTCACTAAAAATGACCTGCAAGGGGCTACGCTTGCCATCGTCCCAGGCGATCCTGAGCGTGTGGAAAAAATCGCCGCGCTGATGGACAAGCCGGTTAAGCTGGCTTCCCACCGTGAATTCACTTCCTGGCGCGCCGAACTCGACGGCAAGCCGGTTATCATCTGTTCTACCGGTATCGGCGGCCCATCGACCTCTATTGCTGTTGAAGAACTGGCGCAGCTTGGCATCCGTACTTTCCTGCGCGTCGGGACGACCGGGGCGATTCAGCCGAACATCAACGTGGGCGATGTGCTTGTGACCACCGCCTCCGTTCGCCTTGATGGTGCCAGCCTGCACTTCGCGCCTATGGAATACCCGGCTGTGGCAGACTTCGCATGTACCACTGCGCTGGTTGAAGCGGCAAAAGCCGTGGGCGCAACGACGCACATCGGCGTGACCGCATCCTCCGACACCTTCTACCCTGGGCAGGAGCGTTACGACACGTTGTCCGGCCGCGTGGTTAGCCGCTTCAAAGGCTCAATGAAAGAGTGGCAGGAAATGGGCGTGATGAACTATGAAATGGAATCCGCCACTCTGCTGACCATGTGTTCAAGCCAGGGCCTGCGTGCGGGTATGGTTGCTGGAGTAATCGTGAACCGTACTCAGCAAGAGATCCCTAATGCGGAAACCATGAAGAAAACGGAAAGCCACGCGGTGAAAATCGTGGTCGAGGCGGCGCGTCGCCTGCTGTAG
- the metR gene encoding HTH-type transcriptional regulator MetR, translated as MIEIKHLRTLQALRHSGSLAAAAAALHQTQSALSHQFSDLEQRLGFRLFIRKSQPLRFTPQGEILLQLAEQVLPQIGRALQACNEPHQTRLRIAIECHSCIQWLTPALENFRQHWPQVEMDFKSGVTFDPQPALQQGELDIVLTSDILPRSGLHYSPMFDFEVRLVMATDHPLAKKESIEPDDLTLETLLIYPVQRERMDIWRHFLQPAGVSPSLKNVDNTLLLIQMVSARMGIAALPHWVVESFEHQGLIVTRTLGEGLWSRLYAAVRDGEQRQPVTEAFIRSTRQHACDHLPFVKNAERPIGDVPIARPLSPFPQ; from the coding sequence ATGATCGAGATTAAACACCTGCGGACGCTGCAAGCGTTACGACACAGCGGTTCGCTGGCCGCCGCTGCTGCCGCCCTGCATCAGACTCAGTCGGCCCTCTCTCACCAGTTCAGCGATCTGGAGCAGCGGCTCGGCTTCCGCCTGTTTATCCGTAAAAGTCAGCCACTTCGCTTTACGCCGCAGGGGGAAATCCTGCTGCAGCTGGCGGAACAAGTGTTGCCGCAGATTGGCCGAGCCCTGCAGGCCTGCAATGAGCCGCACCAGACTCGACTGCGCATTGCAATTGAGTGCCACAGCTGTATTCAGTGGCTGACGCCTGCGCTGGAGAATTTCCGCCAGCACTGGCCGCAGGTGGAGATGGACTTTAAATCCGGCGTCACTTTTGATCCGCAGCCTGCGCTGCAGCAGGGCGAGCTGGATATCGTTCTGACTTCCGATATTTTGCCGCGCAGCGGGTTACATTATTCGCCGATGTTTGATTTTGAAGTGCGCCTGGTGATGGCGACCGACCACCCACTGGCGAAGAAAGAGAGCATTGAGCCTGATGACTTAACGCTTGAAACGCTGCTCATCTACCCGGTACAGCGTGAACGCATGGATATCTGGCGTCATTTCCTGCAGCCAGCAGGGGTTAGCCCGTCACTGAAAAACGTCGATAACACGCTGCTGCTGATTCAGATGGTGTCGGCGCGGATGGGGATTGCTGCCCTGCCGCATTGGGTGGTGGAAAGCTTTGAGCACCAGGGCCTGATTGTCACCAGAACCCTGGGTGAAGGTTTATGGAGCCGGCTCTACGCCGCGGTACGCGACGGCGAACAGCGCCAGCCGGTGACTGAGGCATTTATTCGCTCGACGCGCCAGCATGCCTGCGACCATTTACCGTTTGTGAAGAACGCGGAGCGACCCATCGGCGATGTACCCATAGCGAGGCCATTATCACCGTTCCCCCAATAA
- a CDS encoding carboxylate/amino acid/amine transporter: MPLLIITTILWAFSFSLIGEYLAGHVDSYFSVLMRVGLAALVFLPFLRFKGYPLKTLLLYMLVGALQLGVMYLFSFRAYLYLTVSEFLLFTVMTPLYVTLIYDLLSGNKLRWGYALSAGLAVIGAAIIRYDKVSDHFWIGLLLVQGANICFAIGMVGYKRLMETHPMPQHCAFSWFYLGAFIVAVVAWFALGNPQKLPTTTLQWGILVWLGVVASGLGYFMWNYGATQVDAGTLGIMNNVHVPAGLLVNLAIWQEQPHWPSFIIGGTVIMASLWVHRRWVAPRSSQTVNGRRHAGASSE; this comes from the coding sequence GTGCCATTACTCATCATTACCACCATTCTGTGGGCCTTCTCGTTTAGCCTGATTGGGGAATACCTCGCCGGGCATGTGGACAGCTATTTCTCGGTGCTGATGCGCGTTGGCCTGGCGGCGTTGGTGTTTCTGCCATTCCTGCGTTTTAAAGGCTACCCGCTCAAAACCCTGCTGCTTTACATGCTGGTGGGGGCGCTACAGCTGGGTGTGATGTACCTCTTCAGCTTCCGCGCTTACCTCTATCTCACGGTATCCGAATTCCTGCTTTTCACGGTAATGACGCCGCTGTACGTCACGCTGATCTACGACTTACTGAGCGGCAATAAACTGCGCTGGGGCTATGCGCTGAGTGCGGGGCTGGCGGTGATTGGTGCGGCGATTATTCGTTACGACAAAGTGAGCGATCATTTCTGGATTGGCCTGCTGCTGGTGCAAGGGGCCAATATCTGCTTCGCCATCGGCATGGTGGGCTACAAGCGCCTGATGGAAACGCATCCGATGCCGCAACACTGTGCATTTTCGTGGTTCTATCTGGGGGCGTTTATTGTCGCTGTTGTGGCCTGGTTTGCGCTTGGCAATCCGCAGAAACTGCCCACCACGACGCTACAGTGGGGGATTTTGGTCTGGCTTGGCGTGGTTGCTTCCGGACTGGGCTATTTTATGTGGAACTACGGTGCAACGCAGGTGGATGCCGGCACGCTCGGCATCATGAACAACGTGCATGTCCCGGCCGGGCTGCTGGTGAATCTTGCTATCTGGCAGGAGCAGCCCCACTGGCCGAGCTTTATTATTGGGGGAACGGTGATAATGGCCTCGCTATGGGTACATCGCCGATGGGTCGCTCCGCGTTCTTCACAAACGGTAAATGGTCGCAGGCATGCTGGCGCGTCGAGCGAATAA
- a CDS encoding dienelactone hydrolase family protein yields the protein MKQKQTTHNTPGEGFAPAASPIAPTALLTPDDAILSGETSIPSQGDNMPAYHARPKNADGPLPVVIVIQEIFGVHEHIRDLCRRLALEGYLAIAPELYFRQGEPGDFADIPTLLSGLVSKVPDNQVLGDLDHVASWASRNGGDAHRLMVTGFCWGGRIAWLYAAHNPQLKAAVAWYGKLTGEKTLNSHHHPVDIAVNLNAPVLGLYGGQDTGISQESVETMRQALRAANANAEIIIYPEAGHAFNADYRPSYHEESAKDGWERMLAWFKRYGVRK from the coding sequence ATGAAACAAAAGCAAACAACACATAACACACCGGGCGAAGGTTTCGCACCGGCGGCCTCACCCATCGCCCCCACCGCTTTGCTAACGCCGGACGACGCTATTCTTTCTGGGGAAACGTCAATTCCAAGCCAGGGCGACAATATGCCGGCTTACCACGCCAGGCCCAAAAATGCCGATGGCCCGCTGCCGGTCGTTATTGTCATTCAGGAGATTTTTGGCGTACACGAACATATCCGCGATCTCTGTCGCCGGCTAGCGCTTGAAGGCTACCTGGCCATTGCCCCGGAGCTCTATTTTCGCCAGGGCGAACCGGGTGACTTCGCCGATATTCCCACCTTGCTAAGCGGCCTGGTCTCAAAAGTGCCGGACAACCAGGTGCTGGGCGATCTTGACCATGTGGCAAGTTGGGCTTCACGCAACGGCGGCGACGCGCACCGCCTGATGGTCACCGGTTTTTGCTGGGGCGGGCGAATCGCCTGGCTTTATGCGGCACACAATCCACAGCTCAAAGCGGCCGTCGCCTGGTACGGCAAGCTGACAGGTGAAAAGACGTTGAACTCTCATCACCACCCGGTAGATATCGCCGTCAATCTTAATGCGCCAGTGCTAGGCCTGTATGGTGGCCAGGATACCGGGATCTCTCAGGAAAGCGTTGAGACCATGCGCCAGGCACTAAGAGCGGCCAATGCCAATGCGGAAATCATTATTTACCCGGAAGCCGGGCATGCTTTTAACGCAGATTATCGCCCGAGCTACCATGAAGAGTCGGCCAAAGATGGTTGGGAAAGAATGCTGGCGTGGTTTAAACGCTATGGCGTGAGGAAGTAA
- the rhtB gene encoding homoserine/homoserine lactone efflux protein has protein sequence MTFEWWFTYLLTTIILSLSPGSGAINTMTTAISHGYRGAAASITGLQTGLALHIVLVGVGLGALFSRSLLAFEVLKWAGVAYLIWLGIQQWRAAGALDLNTLATTQPRSKLFKRAVFVNLTNPKSIVFLAALFPQFIVPHQPQAMQYVVLGVTTVVVDIIVMIGYATLAKRIAAWIKGPRQMKALNRVFGSLFMLVGALLAGARQA, from the coding sequence ATGACCTTCGAGTGGTGGTTTACCTATCTGCTAACCACAATAATTCTTAGCCTTTCCCCCGGCTCCGGTGCCATCAATACGATGACCACCGCCATCAGCCATGGCTATCGCGGTGCGGCTGCGTCAATTACCGGACTGCAAACCGGGCTGGCGCTGCATATTGTGCTGGTCGGCGTTGGGCTTGGCGCCCTGTTTTCACGTTCGCTGCTGGCCTTTGAAGTCCTGAAATGGGCAGGGGTGGCCTATCTTATCTGGCTGGGGATCCAGCAATGGAGAGCCGCTGGCGCGCTGGATTTAAACACGCTGGCCACCACGCAACCGCGCAGCAAACTGTTCAAGCGAGCGGTGTTTGTTAACCTGACCAACCCGAAAAGCATCGTGTTTCTTGCCGCGCTGTTCCCGCAGTTTATCGTCCCGCATCAACCCCAGGCGATGCAGTACGTTGTGCTCGGTGTTACCACAGTCGTCGTCGATATTATTGTGATGATTGGCTACGCGACCCTGGCCAAGAGAATTGCCGCCTGGATTAAGGGGCCGCGCCAGATGAAAGCCTTGAACCGGGTCTTCGGGTCGCTATTTATGCTGGTTGGCGCGCTGCTTGCAGGAGCGCGCCAGGCCTGA